The Humulus lupulus chromosome 3, drHumLupu1.1, whole genome shotgun sequence genome window below encodes:
- the LOC133825506 gene encoding uncharacterized protein LOC133825506: MAVTGSNSEQPQFIASAGNRSFSSNAPLIENSDARIVVPDNKFFGDQPGIDVLTKKQNALLGVATNDDGKQVVEDARYPPWVQCFLKSHYLDKYDICGSQQYRIFGTRLVVIRIDTHCLVC; encoded by the exons ATGGCAGTGACAGGTTCGAATTCTGAGCAGCCACAGTTCATTGCCAGCGCTGGAAATCGAAGCTTTTCATCTAATGCCCCACTGATTGAGAACTCTGATGCTCGGATTGTTGTTCCAGAT AACAAGTTTTTTGGTGATCAACCTGGCATTGATGTACTGACGAAGAAGCAAAATGCATTGCTTGGAGTGGCTACAAATGATGATGGAAAGCAAGTGGTGGAAGATGCTAGATATCCACCATGGGTGCAATGTTTCCTGAAATCTCATTATCTGGATAAATATGATATTTGCGGAAGTCAACAGTATCGAATATTTGGCACTAGATTGGTGGTTATTAGGATAGATACTCATTGTCTTGTATGTTGA